The segment caacggtcagctccttaaagccactccgcgtctgcctcatgaaagccaccatgtctttctccaccgcacggcatgcctcgcaactgtaatgcaagccattacgtttggctatagcatcactcacgaggccagaaaatccagcgcattttgcgtgcactacgctgtcgcagagccagcaggggacattcggctgatcgtgggtgatctgcttcttacagctttttttggcacagaccacagcgtattccattttattttattatttatttatatatatactattatttgcaaaacaaattggtatcagaccaatgtgccagacaacgctcgaagcggaattggtaaaaaaaaagagagcagagtggagagcggttatagcgagagctactaagcagagagcgctattgctcagaaagtttaaagagcgagagagaaagaacagttattgaagttgaggtgatagcgagagagtgataaaacaacaaaagctaccagacgagagcggactgcaatgcaatgtaatgcgtactcactcactgcaacaacacaaacacaagcacaagcacaagccgacgccgaaaaataaaaagttaaataatgttttaacacaaatcaaaaggcatgcactcgcgtaatagcataggtttccagattgttgtctggttaggaagtataattagaatttagttaggaaaacaccggctgtttattcaaaacaaaaggaaaaaatgcggagcgcaaaacaaaaacacgtctgatcactacgaaagatacgaaagattgaattctccgacggtgtcgcgattgacgtttgtcttgaacagaactgagttggcttcttagatgcagactatttatattatgatgctcggtttgggattcggatttggattcggaggcgttggcttcgacttcggcttcggagatggagtacgtgactcgatcgatatgtgggaaaggcggcttttgatgaaaggtttccgctgcgtatgatcggtgttgcattacttgggggtggctgagaatagggcctctgattggtcagctaggatggtgtgattcttgagaatcgattcgtaattgatctctaaagagtggcgtgattctggtgcggctggattctagtgcggctggattctagggcggcatctattgttttatgttcaacttccagtttagggtgtttgtttacattgcctgcaatcggctgcgcgtggtccatttcgagcgtgagattgtttatgagggttcgaagctgagggtgtcgtattgtttatagtattgtgggtgcagggtaatagacatagacaagggtatgcggagcatggactatagatatgtcactatatattgTTCATGTAGTTATTGGGTATTCGCGCGGTATGTCGACAGGTTGAAGCAGGGGTGAAAACGTAACTAactaactctatgccttatgatgcttttgctgccgtgagcgccgagtggatcgtggattgtggatccgagcgcccctccgagcgcgcgagagcgagttgggaccggggcgcacggagttggcacagtgcgcggaaatggtttactgctggcctgaacagtGTAGTTATCGTGTAGTTAAAAAGGATAAAGAGGATGGATCTACgagaagaatttacaatcgttaatatattccgccatttacctcaagtagtTTAACTATTGAAATAtagggggcttaagtgggctaagttcggtTCTTCATCATACGAGACTCAAAAACCAATCAAAGTCAAGTATTTAATAAGCCAGTCAATTGATTAGCCAGTGATTGATTattcggataaaattatgtgggcaggccTATGtactatctagctagtaatattccacggaatatcaaaatcggggaatatgtataatagaactagaattcgtcagtatatttacggtatatttttaaaatgagacggtagattttggtatatttctgagggtcggtatattttaacgataaTTTCACAGTCACACTGCTGCTTACAGTTATTTGCCGGTAAATTTTTTAGGCTGCTGCCAGTGTTGTAATTTATAACGTTTATAAGCAATGGATTTGAATGATATTTTTGAAGTAGCTGCTCGAGAAAAATATCGATAAAATGCACGCTAAATTTGTACACAGATCTTCATCATCGTTGGGTGAACATGGCTAAAGCGGATCGTGAACTTATCGGTCTGCACGATGACATGCTAAGCAGCATGAATAGTTTCAATAAATGTGTAATCAAGTGTAACATGCACATTGATCTAAACAGTCTCGAAACTTTGGTCGCCGACATCGCCGAACCTCTGCAGCGCAATGACTTCGTCACAAACACTAATAAAGATGGGATTGTAGTTGAAAATATCTTGAATGAACGTCTACACCGACTACCGATAATCCAACAAATGGCGGACTCCAAGCATATAATTCCAATTGATCAGTCGGCAGCGGTAGTGCGAGATGTGGAGTCAACACAGTGTCCAGGCAGGCCGGTTTCGGATAGTCTTTCGCTATCAACGCGTTCGAGTTGGTTGAATAAACCGGATGCAAAAGTCCCAAAGCAAAAAGCAAAGCCCATTACGTCCCCACAGCCCACTTCAGCACAGCCACAGGACACGGCCACTGTTTCCGCTAAAACAAAAACCATGCTGCCTGTTTCACCACGTAAACGTATCCTCGAGCCACCGAAATGCGGAAGAACAACATCCAGCAGTGAAATCTATCATCAGATCGTAAAGAACATAGCCGCCTTTCCAGAGGGAAGTGTGATAAAAGCTGAAATGATGCATCTAAACATAGCCGAAAAGTGTTTCTTTGTAGGCATGTGGGGTGCGGAGCCGCTGCAAAAGTTATTCGAGGGGAAATTACTTCTTAAGGAGTTGGACCAGCTTCCCAACTTTGGGGAGATATTTGCGGTGTACGATTGCCACGACGGGGTCATTCCACGTGTCACAATCAATGATTATGCGGATGAGGGTGGCTATGATGCCTATTTGATTGATTTCGGCGAGAATATATTTGCCCTACCAGATGACATACGGCTGCTGCCGGCGGAGGCCATCAGATGCTTCTTCAAAGAAGGCGATGTCTCCCATATGACCGAGTTCCGATTGACAAGAGTGGCCTTGCGTGTTTTGGAAAAATGTGGTGGCGATTGAATAGTTGAACTGGCCGATGACAAGGCCAACAACAGTCGTCGCAGGAAGAGTCCTGTCAAATCAGCTGCAGCCGATTCTATTCAAGATCAATCCGTGCCAACCAAGACAAATGGGCCACAGTTAGGAGTGGCAGTCGATTCTAATGGAGTAGAGTCCGATTCCGCGGGTCCAACCTCAGCCAAGCCACAGGACCCACTGCTTAGCAAGGAAATCTGTTCTATTAAAGATCAGTCCACTTCCTCTTGCCCACCAGCAGAGCTCTTGGCAGTTGATTCCTACCCAGATCAGTCAAAAGCAGAAAAGAACAAGGAATCTGTGGGCATTACGATCCTAAGCTCAATGGCTGCTTCAAGGGTAAGTCTGTGCATAGAAAACAATCAAACTCCCAGGAAAAGTCTTGATAAAATTCATGTTTCCCCTTAGGTAGACACTGTCGCTTGTTGCATGAGTTATTTGCACCTCAGGGCGTCACCAAGGACTTGGAGGTGGAAGACGCTCTGCCGGAAACCGAGTTTGATGCGCCATTCCCAAAAAAATTTGGAAGCATTGTGGAAATGCAGTTTCATTGTGGATGGCTCTTCTCCTCTGGTATGGATCAAGAATGATGTCCTAGGGGCCAAGAGTCAGTTCAAGCAGAAACCGCATATGTTGGACATACTCAACGTGGAGGAAGACGTGGTGCTGGTTTTGGATTCGATTCCTTGGCGACAATGCCGATCTGGCCGAGCAACTGATGAAGCGCGGCTATGCACAGCCCGATGAGGAGGGTCGTAACCATATGATTCGGATCTTGATCTGTAAACGTATTTCCTTTTCTTGTAATACGAAGTATAACATAGTCATTCATATAGCATTCCAATATTtcttaattaaattttttaacACCCACAACACAATCGAACACAACGGAGACGGTGCTGGAGTAGTTCGGTTTTTAAGCAAACATTGACTATTGCCGTAGATTGAGAAAGACGGATATGCTTCCTGGCGGAGCCACCTATTTATGCCCTTTTTAGATAACTTTGAATTACGAATCCCTTAGCTTTTTTTTAGTACCACATCCACACCGAATAAAcaaaacatatgtatatgttcaGGGGTATATTCCTCATTTCTCTCACACGTCAAGTCGCTTGATTAATGTTTTTCTTGGGACTCGCCCAATTGCCAAGGAAAGGCACAAAACGCAAAGCAAAGGCCAATgacaagcagcagcaaaagcctCAAAACtaaaacaataataataattgccTCTAATGTGCAAGCGCAAAAAAATCAAAGGAAACCGAGCTATTGTCGTGGTCTCGTCCTGGATCCGGTGCGGTGCGGGGTGCTAATAGATTATGCCGCAACGATTAGAAATGCAATAATTTACACCAGGCCGGGATCACATGCGTGTTTGGCTCGACCCGCACATGTGGGTGGGTGGGGACGAGAGCACATTGAGGACAGGTCCTCCGCTCTTTGGTCCTGGTGTTGACAATTTAAATGTTTCGGCCAAAAGGGTAATAGCTGAAGGCCCAAGGGTCGCGTCCCTCAGAGCTGGGATGAGCTTCGGACTGGACTGTGAATTGCAAGAACTGACTAGAGTTGTAGGAACGAAATCTACCATGTACTCGTACTCCCTTAAGTGGACCTTGGACTCGCTCAATTTCCAGATTCTAATTACTTTCAGGAAGGAGAATAGTTTTGTTCCCATCGAAATAGATAGGCAGAGTCACCTGCTGTGTTCTACATGCCTCTATTCGCTATTGTGGCCAACCCCTGGCCATAATTAGGCGGCCAGTTAAGTGTCAAAAGGATGGCAGACCCCAATCCCCGATCCCAGACATATATTCCAAAGcataatgatgatgacgatgatgggCACTGAACCACCCCAAGCTCCATCTTTTTTGATTTGGTGGCCTTCTTAGCACGAATTTTACTACACTGATACAATTTCGATTGCTGTTTGGGTGGGTGTACGTTTGTCTGCTTATGTTGGAAGAAACTCAACTCATTTAACGAAACAAGAAgcgaaataaatatatttggGGAGAGTTCAAAGCTCCCCGTCCATCCTTAGCAGCTGGACCCGCGCTGAGGGCAATTGCCAGTGCTGCTGGTGGAAGCCTCCGGGCTGCCACCGTGGAGCATCTGCAAGGCGGCAATGCGCTGCCATGTCTGGTTGAAGTGGCGCGCAGATCGGGAATTGGACAACTTCGCAATAGGTCCCAGCGTGCGATACCCATTGCCAATGTAACGTACGAAGCCCTTGGCAGTGAGGTCCATGAGGGCTGTCTTCACCTGGGCTTCCAGATCGCCACAGGCGAATGGTCTGTCAGGGTGAAGGAATATTGTTTCGCTTACACATGTGCATTGTGAGATTATTGTGATGCATGTCTTACTCCTTTTTTAGCATCTCTATGATAGTAGCCTCCTGTATGCCATCGACGTAGCTGGGATGATCCTGAAAGACGCGCACCATGTCCATGATGTAGAGCGACAAGTGGATATGATAAGCGTTGAAGGGCAGACTCGAATTGCTCGGCGCACAGTCGCTAATCGGGGCCTCGTCAGACATATTGATTAGTCTCGTGGCAGTTCTATATTTATTCGTATTCTACAATATTTTTTCGCCTGTATCTCGGACAAGCAGAACGGGgcttatacatatgtatatcacATGTATGTGAACCCATTTTAGGCAGGGGCTACTTAGTCATGCCTACTCGGAGTTGTGTTGCCTCAAATCCCAAGCGCTGTCATCCAATTAGAGGTGTCATTAACGGTTTGTCGGTGTCGAGGTCCCTTGTGCTCTCCAATTATTGACCCAGTAAAATAGAGTACAAATTGCAACAATTACATGTTCGGGGTTTTTTATTACTTGGTAATATGCCCAATACTTATAGTAAAATAGTCTCTGTCCGAAGGGTTCTCTCCGTTCCCCCCATTGCATTAGTCGTAGTCCTTTGGATGGGAGGCAATTTATAGATTTCCCTACTAATTGTATTCCTAAAGACATATTTTCTATGCATAGTATAGTTTTTAAATATGTATGGCAAACCCGTTCTTCTATTAGATCAGACATGTCACCCCAGCACGCAATCCTCCTATTCCGTATTCCCGATTCAACCCATTGTAAGGCGACGCGCCATAAAAGACATCGAATAATAGACATAACTCGGTGCCACGCCAGTCAAAGGGTTAACTGTGGCAAAACTTTTACCCACAGATAATAAATTAGCGCATACCTTACGAAATGTTATGAGGATGCGACTGTTTTGCCGTCTAACTTCCGGCTACGATGTGGTGCCCGGGGCTCAAACTGCCAATTAACCTTTACAAACAGGTGAAAGTTTCTCAACTGCACCGCACGGGACGAAATGTGATGGGATGGTATGGGGCACATGAACGGGTTGAACGAAGACTCGTGCGGGAAGACGGTAAAAGTAGCGTTCCGGGACTTCTACGCCAAGGCGGATTGTAACTTCTTAGATTATGTTTAAGTGAAACAATATGGAAAACCTTATATGAAGTCCTTGTAACCGGGCAGCAATATAAATGCCAGTCGGCGTGGAAAAGTGTCATGTATTTGACGAATAATTACCGTCAACATTGCGTAATTGGTTGAATCAGACGGGAGGGCGTTTTGGCTGGCTTAGGACTTAGCCGAGGTCCCCAACCAAATCGGCTGCCCGTGGTGGGGTTGCCAGGGGTATGCGGATGGGGTTGTGTGACAGGAACCTATAATTACCAGACCAGGCAGGTGGTCGCCAGACCAGGAATCCACCTTTTAGAGCTCCGCTTTCAGACACACCGCGGACGTTGCCGCGAACGGAAGTCCGAGgcgtattttttttattttttatttattttttaaattaacaatttatctgttaataaaggtacttagttactaaaggcggaaaaagagaagttaaaagttagctaaatttaaatgattataaatattgcatgcaattagtttaagagacagttcaggggatagggtttgacagagggagttataattatggcataaaaccctaaaaggttcatgatcagcataattagacctacatatgggttgacggataggcctaaaagtacgggtaggtctagatggaacggccaagtcaatctgacccaagagaatTTGGGAGttaacagtcccaagaaggagcttgtgcacgaacattacgccattgcatattctgcgatggtgcaacgacggcaggtcaataagatttagcctagaacggtagggtggcaagattctacccgagtcccagttaaagttccgaagcgcaaaaattaaaaattgcttttgcacggattcaataacagcctgctgctctttattctgcgggctccacacaaaagaacaatactccaatataggacgtactaacgagatgtacagttgtttcgtaacgtacgggtcgtcaaactccttggaccaacgcttgatgaacgctaaaacacccttagctttatttacagttgcagctatatgggtgttgaaacacatcttatgatcaaaaaggactccgaggtcatttgaactcgaaattcggccaaggacatgatttcctagaacatatgagacaatatgaggagcgcgacggtaaaatgtcataagtttgcatttggaaaggttcagaaaaagaagattagttgaacaccacaatagtagttcacttagatcaagttgaaggcgtgtgtgcaaataccaatcagagtaagaaagacagattttgacatcatcagcatacattagtgtagtaaagtatgttataacttgaggaaggtcgttcacaaataaaacgaggtggaacgttgtgagttgctgcggacaccgcaactctacggttatacccgatactaagtcagtgtggctctcctccggcagacgccgctaatattaaacgacacgacaaggagtgcgtgcgagagagacagaaaatcagtctgagcgtgacgtcgggtgctgcgtagccagtgcaaattgatttgttccttttggctataaaaatgatctgatctgatccagattcagcaatctgatatatatgatcattatctatgattctgcgtttttagttttctcgtgtcctcaatattgtggatgcaacagattttcgtcctttgtgggggcggaagggggtagggcgaaattttgagatatacgttttatagtgagatctaacaggagtgcggataccaaatttggttactctagccttaatagtctctgagatttgtgaatatccccagattttaatcctttgcgggggcggaatggggtgtggcgaaattttgaaacaaactcgtctcggtccgatatattaggagtgtggataccaaa is part of the Drosophila miranda strain MSH22 chromosome Y unlocalized genomic scaffold, D.miranda_PacBio2.1 Contig_Y1_pilon, whole genome shotgun sequence genome and harbors:
- the LOC117191002 gene encoding uncharacterized protein LOC117191002, with product MSDEAPISDCAPSNSSLPFNAYHIHLSLYIMDMVRVFQDHPSYVDGIQEATIIEMLKKEPFACGDLEAQVKTALMDLTAKGFVRYIGNGYRTLGPIAKLSNSRSARHFNQTWQRIAALQMLHGGSPEASTSSTGNCPQRGSSC
- the LOC117191998 gene encoding uncharacterized protein LOC117191998 — translated: MAKADRELIGLHDDMLSSMNSFNKCVIKCNMHIDLNSLETLVADIAEPLQRNDFVTNTNKDGIVVENILNERLHRLPIIQQMADSKHIIPIDQSAAVVRDVESTQCPGRPVSDSLSLSTRSSWLNKPDAKVPKQKAKPITSPQPTSAQPQDTATVSAKTKTMLPVSPRKRILEPPKCGRTTSSSEIYHQIVKNIAAFPEGSVIKAEMMHLNIAEKCFFVGMWGAEPLQKLFEGKLLLKELDQLPNFGEIFAVYDCHDGVIPRVTINDYADEGGYDAYLIDFGENIFALPDDIRLLPAEAIRCFFKEGDVSHMTEFRLTRVALRVLEKCGGD